The sequence GCGCTGTCGTCGGTCAGCCGGGTCACGCCGGCCCGGACCACTTCCGTGGTGAGCGTCAGCTTCTGGTCGGCGGCCTGCCGCTCGACCTGGCCGAACAGCCTCGCGTACTGCTGGAGCGCCTGGCCCGCCAGCACCTCCTTCGCCGCCGCCCTGGTGGTGGCGGTGGACCCGGGAGCGTACGTGAAGACCTTGCTGAGCGCGCTGCTCACATCGCCGGTGACGCGGGTCGTCGCCTCCGCGTCGGTGAGCGCCAGATTCGCCGTGGCGGGAGTGTCGCGCAGTTGGCGGCCCTCTGCGTACAGGACGCCGCCCGTGGCGATCAGGACGACCGTCAGCAGGGCCCCGAGGGCGCGCGGCCAGCGGCGGCGGGGCCGGTCCGCGCCGTCCTCCGTCTCCGGCGCCCGAGTCTCCGTCCTCTCGGCCGCGGGGCCGGGGTCGAGAGCCGCATCACTGCTCACCGTCGCCGTTCCTCCGCTCGCTCTCATCGGCCGCCGCCCGTCCCGATCGCCGTGAGCGCCTTGACCTTCCAGCCGTCGGCGGTACGGGCGAGAGTCGCCGCGAACCGTTTGCGCTGGGTGCCGGCCGTGCCCGAGCGCGGGGTGACCTCGACATCCACGGTGGCGATCAGCTCCGCCGTACCGGTGCGCTCGTCCAGAGCGGTGAGCGCCGCCGACGTGACCTTGCCCCGGGCCGTGTCACCCGCCGCCGTGAGGGACTTCGCATCGTCCTTGCGGGTCCGCTCCAGCTCGTCGTGGAGCGGACCTGTGGAGGAGTCCAGCCAGGCCCGCAACCCGTCGTCGACCCGCTGCGCGTTCTCGCCGTCCAGGCTGTTCAGAGTCGCGAGGCGACGCTTGCCCTCGGCCAGGGCCGTGTCGCGGGCCTTCGCGTAGGACAGGGAGCGGTCGCCGCGCGCCTGCCCGTACGACCAGGCCCCCAGGCCGCAGACGAGGGCGGCGACGAGCAGCACGGCCCAGCCGCCCAGGCGCCGGGTGCGGGGGGTCATGAGCCGCCTCCCAGGCCCAGCAGCCCGGCCATGCCCTCGGCCGGCGGCGGCGAGGCCGCGGCGCCGGCCCCGGCCCCGGCCCCGGGCAGCTTCATGGAGCCCGGGACGGCCGGTTCCGGCACCGGGCCGCCCTGGGGCGCGTTGGCGCTGCCCCGGACGTTGATGCCGGTGCCGGGCGAGGACGTGCAGCGGGCGGCGGTGTTCACGGCGGGCCCGGCCGAGGTGTCGAGGCCGTTGCGGTAGACCGTGCCGCCGTAGCCGGCCGTGCAGGGCAGGGGTTCGAAGAAGGTGACGGACATCCCGAACCGGGCGCCGTCGTCGTCGACCGCGCTCGCTCCGGCGGCCGCGACCGCGGGGAGTTTCACGAGGAGTTCCTCCAGGCCGCGTTGGCGGGTGACGGCCACCTCCGATGTGGTGAGGAGGTTGGCGACGACGACGCCGAAGGCCGGGTCGACGTCGCGCAGCAGTCCGCTGATCTGGACGGCGGCGTCCGGGGTGGTCGCGATGAGGCGGCGCAGGTCGGCGTCGGATGCCTTGAGTTCGGCGGCCAGTTCCCTGGCGCCCTTCGCGAAGCCCTTGAGCGCCTTGCCCTGTTCGGCCTGGGTGCGCAGGACCTGCTCGCCGTCGGCCATCAGCCGGGTGGTGACGGCCAGGGCCTTGTCCGCGGCGTCGATGAAGTCGCCGCCGGTGTCCAGCAGGACCTGGAGGTCGTCGCCGCGTCCTTCGAAGGCGGCCCCGAACTCCTCGACGACGGTCCGCAGGCTCTCCAGGTCCACCGAGCTCGCCAGGTCGTCGACGCTGGTGAGGACGTCGGTGGGGGGTGCGGGAATGGTGGTGTCGGCCTCGTCGATGACGGAGCCGTTGCCCAGGAAGGGGCCCTCGGTGCGGGTGGGCCGCAGGTCGACGTACTGCTCGCCGACCGCCGAGAGGTTCGCGACGACGGCGTTGAGGCTGTCCGGGATCCGCGGGGCGTCCTTCTCGATCCTCAGCTCGGCCTCGACCCCGTCCTCGGTCAGCTCGATGGGGCCGACGCGGCCCACGGAGACTCCCCGGTAGGTGACGTTGGAGTGCGTGTACAGGCCGCCTGTCTGCGGGAGTTGGACCGTGACGGTGTAGTAGCCGCGCAGTCCGACGTAGTGACCGAGATCGGCGTAGCGGACTCCCAGGTAGCCGAGGACGAGGACGGCGATGACGAGGAAGGCGAGGTTCTTCAGCCGGACGGCGAGGGTGATCACGGCGTCGCCTCCTTCGTGGTCTTCGGCGTACCGGACACGGCGGGCAGGGGCAGCGGGAGGGGCAGCGCTCCCCGGGCCGAGGCGGCCGGTTCCTCCCCCTCGGCCGGGGGCTGCGGGATACCCGGCGGGTCCGGGGTGAGGGCGGGGATGATCTGCGTCCCGGGTATGGCCGTCACGTCCAGGTAGACGTTGAGGTAGTCGCCTTTGACGCCGCGCAGCACCTCGTCCGTGAAGGGGTAGGTCAGCAGTACCTGGAGCGAGTCCGGGAGGTCCTGGCCGGAGTCGGCGAGCGCCTTCAGGGTCGGGGCGAGCGCCTTCAGGTCGGCGATCATGTCGGCCTTGCTCCGGTTGATCGTGTCGACGGCCACCGTGGACAGGGTGTCGAGGGAGCGCAGCATGGTCATCAGGGAGCCGCGCTGCTTCTCCAGGACCTTGAGTCCGGGGCTGAGTCCGGTGAGGACCGTGCCGACGTCCTGTTTGCGGGTGGCGAGGGTGGCGGCGAGCCGGTTGACGCCGTCGAGGGCCTGGGTGATGTCGCCCTTGTTCGCGTCCAGGTTGGTCACGAGGGTGTCGACCCGGTTGAGCACGGAGCGGATCTGCGGTTCCTGGCCGGCGAGCGCCTTGTTCAGTTCGGTGGTGATGGTCTTGAGCTGGTTGACGCCGCCCCCGTTGAGGAGCAGGGACAGCGCGCCGAAGACCTCTTCGACCTCGGGGTTCCGGTTGGTGCGGGAGACGGGGATGCGACCGCCGCGCGCGAGCGATCCGCGTGCGGTGCCCTCGGGCGGCGGGGCGAGCTGGATGAACTTCTCACCGAGCAGGCTGGACTGTTCGAGCCGGGCGTAGGCGTTGGCGGGAAGCTCGACCTTCCCGTTGACCCGCATGGTGACCCGGGCCCGCCAGCCGCCGCCCGGGGCGAGCGCGATCTTCGTGACGCGGCCCACGGAGACGTCGTTGACCTTGACCGAGGACTGCGGGGCGAGGCTGAGCACGTCGTCGAATTCGGCGGTGACCTCGTAGGGCCGGTCGCCGAGGTCCGCTCCGCCGGGCAGCGGGAGCTGCTCGATGCCGGTGAAGGAGGGGGCGTCGGGGCGGACCACGACCAGGGCGAGCAGCGCGCCGGTGGCGAGCAGGGCGGCCGCGCCGACGGCCGCCCGTGCGGCGGGTCCGCGCCGGTTCTCGTCGTTCATCGCTCGGTCCCCTTCTGCCGTCCGGTCCCGCCCGACGCGTCTGCCCGGTCGGCCTCGCCGGGGTTGTCCGGTTGCTTCTCGGGGGTGCCGTAGACCGTGCCGACCTCCGGCAGCGGCAGGACGGGCAGCGCCTTGCGGCGGTTCGCGTCGACCGGGGCGAGGCCGGTCAGCCGGCTCGCAGCGGCGGCGGCCCCGGGCTCCACCAGCGGTCCTCCCATGGACAGTTCGTTGAGGTTGGTCCGCCCGTTGAGGGTGCGGTGGACCGGGTCGTAGGCGTTGAGGACGTTGCCCGCGGCGAGCGGCAGGGTGTCCATCGCCTCGGCCAGCGAGGCGCGCTGGTCGACGAGCGCCTGGGTGACGGGGACCAGGGCCTCGACGTTCTTCTTGAGCGAGCCGCGGTTCTTGGCGATGAAGGTCTTGACCTGGCCGAGGGCGGTACCGAGTTCCTTGAGGGCCGCGCTGAGGTTCTTCTTGTCGTCGGCGAGGAAGGTGGTGACCGTGTTCAGCTGCTGCTCGGCGCTGCGGACGTCGCCGTCGTTCTCCTTGAGCATCGTGGTGAAGCTCTGGAGGTACGTCAGCGTGTCGAACAGGTCCCCGCTGCTCCTGTCGAGCGTCTTGGTGGCCTTGCCGAACTGCTCGATGGCGTCGCCGATGGCCTTGCCGTTGCCGTCGAGGTTCTTCGCCCCCGTGTCCAGGAGCCGGGCCAGCGCCCCGTTCGCGTTGGCGCCGTCGGGGCCCAGCGCGGTGGAGAGTTCGGTGATGGACGCGTACAGTTCGTCGACTTCGACGGGGGTGGCGTTGCGGGCGGCGGGCAGCACCGCGCCGTCCGCGAGCCGGGGCCCGCCGTCGTAGGCCGGGGCGAGCTGGATGTAGCGGTCGGCGACGAGGCTGGGGGCCACGACGACGGCGTGGGCGTCCCGGGGGACGTCGATCCCCCGGTCGAGGCGGAGGACGGCCTTGACCTCCTTGCCGCGCGGCTCCACGGAGCCGACGGTGCCGACCTTCACGCCGAGGATCCGCAGGTCGGATCCGGCGTACACGCCGGTGACCCGGTCGAAGTAGGCGATGACGGTGGTCCTCCCGTCCTCCTCCAGGGCGCTGACGCCGGTGGCGGCCACGACGGCGACGAGGGCGAGTCCGGCGCCGATGCCGGTGATGCGGGTGCGTCTCATGTCAGCGGCCCCCTTGCTGCCGGGGTGGCATGCATCCGGTCGCCGGGGCGGTGCCGGCGGGAAGGTAGTTCTTGGGCACGACGCCGCAGACGTAGTTGTCGAACCAGCGCCCGCTGCCGAGGGTGTTGCCCACGAGCCGGCTGTAGGAGCCGGTCGTGGCGAGGACCTTGTCCAGGCTCTTGCGGTTCTTCACCAGGACGGCGGTGACGCGGCTGAGGGAGGCCAGGGTGGGCCCGAGCTGCTGGTCGTTGTCCTTGACGAGTCCGGTGAGCTGGGTCCCGAGGTCGCGGGTTCCCCTGAGCAGCAGATGGATGGCGTCGCGGCGGGCCTGGATCTCGCCGAGGAGCAGGTTGCCGTCCTCCAGGAGCGTTTCGAAGCTGCTCTTCTTCCCTTCGAGGGTCCTGGTCAGCTTCTTGCTGCTGCTGAGCAGGGTGGCGAGCTGGGCGTCGCGTTCGGAGACCGTACGGGAGAGGGCGGAGAGCCCGTCGGCGGCGCTGCGGACGTGGGGCGGGGAGTCCTTGAAGGTGGCGGAGATCGTCTCGAAGCTCTTGGCGAGCTGGTCGGTGTCGATCGCGTCGATGGTCTCGCCGAGTCCGTTGAACGCCTGGGTGACGTCGTACGGGGACGTGGTGCGGCTCGCGGTGATGCGGGAGCCGGGGTCCTGCGGTGCGTCGCCGAGGGGGTCGACGGCGAGGTACTTCTCGCCGAGCAGGGTCTTGATGGCGATGCCCACGGTGGAGGAGTCGCCGATCCAGGCGTCCTTGACCCGGAAGTCGACCCGGACCTTCGCGCCGTCGAGCACGACGCCGGTGACCTCGCCGACCTTCACTCCGGCGATGCGCACCTCGTCGCCGTCGTCGAGTCCGGCGGATTCGGTGAAGTCGGCGCTGTAGGCGGTGCCGTGGTCGACGAAGGGCAGGGAGTCGGCGCGCCAGGCGGTGAGCCCGACGAGGGCCAGGACCAGGAGACCGACGAGGGCGACGGCGACCGGGTTGCGTTCCCGGACGGGGGTGATTCTCATGCCAGGCACCTCGGTTGGGTGATCGCGATGCCGGTGGGCGGCGTGCTGCCGTCGTCGTGGGTGACGCCGCTGACCTTCGCTTCGCAGAGGTAGAGGTTGAGCCACGATCCGTAGGACGTCAGCCGGCTGATCGCCGCCATCTTGGCCGGGGTCTTCTGGAGGAAGTTCTCGATCTGCGGCGTGCCCTTCTCCAGTTGGCCGCTCAGGCGGCCGAGTTGGCGGATGTCGTCCTTGAGGGGCTTCCGGCCGTCCTGGAAGAGGTCGGCGGTGACGGTGGTGAGCGCGCCCATCGCCGTGATGGCCTCGCCGAGCGGCTTGCGGTCGCCGGAGAATCCGGTGACGAGCTTCTGGAGGGTGACGACGAGGTCGTCGAATCCCTCCTCGCGGTCGTTGACCGTCTTGAGGACCGTGTTGAGGTTCGTGATCACCTCGCCGATCACCTTGTCCTTCGCCGCGACGGTCGTGGTGAGCGAGCCGACATGGCGCAGGATGCTGTCGACGGTGCCGCCCTCGCCCTGGAGTACCTGGACGATGGAGCCGGCGAGCTGGTTGACGTCGGGCGGTGACAGTCCTTCGAAAAGGGGCTGGAAGCCGTTGAAGAGCTGGGTGAGGTCGAGGGCCGGGGTGGTACGGGAGAGCGGGATCGTGGCCCCGGGCGCGAAGGTCCTGCCGACGGGTCCGGTGCCCCGGTCGAGGTCGACGTACCGCTGTCCGACCATGTTGAGGTATTTGATGGACGCCGTCACCGAGGCGGGGAGGTCCCGTCCCTTGCGCACGGCGAAGGCGACCTCGGCGACGCGCCGGTCGGCGACCCGCACGGATTCGACCTGGCCGACCTTGACCCCGGCGATGCGGACGCTGTCGCCGGGGATGAGGCCGGTGGCGTCGCTGAACCGCGCCTTGTACGTGGTGGTGTCGCCGACGCCTTCGTTGGCGATGGAGAGACCGAGGACGGTGGTGGCCAGCACGGTGACGACGATGAAGACGAGGGACTTGGTGACAGGTCCCGCGAGCGAGCGGCGTTTCACTTGAGTTTCACCTCCGTACCGCGGAAGGCCGGTCCGATGAGCACGCTGCTCCAGTCGGGCAGATCCCCCGGCCGGACCTTCAGCGAGGGGGCGACCAGTTCGTTCACGAGCTGGGACTCCTGGGGCGAGTTGGGCAGGCCGAGCGCGGTGCCGTTGCCGTCGTCGGGATCGGCCCCGGTTGCCGGGGGCGCGGTGACGTCGGCGGCCCGGCGGGTGTCGGCGGTCGGGGCGTGCTTGCCGACGTACGGCACCGAGTAGCACTTCGGGCCGCCCGTGGCGTTGTAGACCGGCGCGTCCCGGCCGGGAACGTATTTGCCCTTCGAGGGAACGGACTTGACCGACACGTGCAGCCCCGGCTCGTCGGTTCCCTTGCCGAGCGCCTTGTCCATGGCGGGCACGAATCCGGCCAGGGTGCGCAGGGTGCAGGGGAACGAATCCGCGTATTCGGCGAGGAGTTCGAGGGAGGGGCGGCTCGCGGCGGAGAGCCGGATGAGGTTGTCCTTGTTCTCCCGCAGGAAGGAGGTGACGTCCTGCGCGGCGGCCGTGGTGGTGCCGTGGAGAGCGGAGAGCCGCGCCTCCTCGTCGGCGAGGGTGGAGCTGGTGACCGTGGCGTCCCGCAGCGCGTCGAGGACGTCCGGCGCGGCGTCCGCGTACAGCGTGCTCACCTTGACGAGTTCCTTGATGTCGGCGTTGAGAGTGGGGAGTTGGGGGTTGAACTTCTCCAGGTGCTGATCCAGCGTGGTCAGCGTCTCGCCGAGGCGCTCGCCCCGCCCCTCCAGCGCCCGGGAGACGGCGTTGAGGGTGGCGGAGAGCTTCTCCGGCTTCACGGCGGTCAGCAGCGGCAGGACGTTGTCGAGGACCTGCTCCAGCTCGATGGCGTTGCTGGAGCGGTCCTGCGGGATGACGGCCCCGGCCCGCAGGGTGGCGGCCGCGGGGATACGGGGCGGGACCAGGGCGACGAACCGGGCGCCGAAGAGGGTGGTCGGCAGCATCTGGGCGGTGACGTCGGCGGGGATCCGGCCGAGCTTCTCGCGGTCGATGGCCAGGGTGAGGCGGGCGCCGTCTCCGTCGGTGGCGATGGAGCGGACCTGCCCGATGACGACGCCTCGGAGCTTCACGTCGGCGTTGGTGTGCATCTCGTTGCCGACGGATCCGGTGCGGACGGTGACCGTGGCGTCGTCGGTGAAGTCCTTCTCGTACACGGAGACGGAGACCCACACCAGGACGGCGGGCACCAGCAGGAAGGCGACTCCGGCCAGGCGGCGGCGGATCGTGCGGGTGCTGGATGTACGCATCAGCCGGCCACCTTCACGGTCGTCGTGGCGCCCCAGATGGCGAGGGAGAGGAAGAAGTCGGTGACGCTGATGAGCACGATGGCGTTGCGCACCGAGCGGCCGACCGCCACCCCCACGCCGGCCGGTCCGCCGGTGGCGTGGAAGCCGTAGTAGCAGTGGGCGAGGATCACCAGCACACTGAAGATCAGCACTTTGAGGACCGACAGCAGGACGTCCTGCGGGGAGAGGAAGAGCTGGAAGTAGTGGTCGTAGGTGCCCGCCGACTGGCCGTTGAAGAAGATCGTGATCCAGCGGGAGGCGACGTACGAGGAGAGGAGCCCGATCGCGTACAGCGGGATGATCGCGACGACTCCGGCGATGATCCGGGTGGTGACGAGGTAGGGCATGGAGCGGACGCCCATGGCCTCCAGGGCATCGACCTCCTCGTTGATCCGCATCGCGCCCAGCTGGGCGGTGAAGCCAGCGCCGACGGTGGCGGAGAGGGCGAGCCCAGCGACGAGGGGGGCGATCTCCCGGGTGTTGAAGTAGGCGGAGACGAACCCGGTGAACGCTGACGTGCCGATCTGGTTGAGGGCCGCGTACCCCTGGAGTCCGACGACCGTGCCGGTGAACAGGGTCATGGCGATCATCACGCCGATGGTGCCGCCGATGACGCCGAGACCGCCGCTGCCGAAGGCGACCTCGGCCAGCAGCCGTTGCACCTCGCGCAGATAGCGGCGCAGGGTACGCGGGATCCAGACGAGCGCCCTTACGTAGAAGGTGAGTTGGTCGCCCGCCCGGTCGAGCCGGTTCAGTATCGCCATCGGTCAGCTCCCCTTCGCGGGGACGATCTGGAGGTAGATCGCCGTGAGGACCATGTTCACGAAGAACAGCAGCATGAAGGTGATGACGACGGACTGGTTGACCGCGTCGCCGACTCCCTTGGGGCCGCCCCGGGGATGGAGGCCCCGATAGGCGGCGACGATGCCCGCGATGAAGCCGAAGACGAGTGCCTTGAACTCGCTGATGTAGAGGTCGGGCAGCTGGGCGAGGGCGGAGAAGCTCGAAAGGTAGGCGCCCGGGGTGCCGTCCTGCATGATCACGTTGAAGAAGTAGCCGCCGAGCGTGCCGACCACCGAGATCAGCCCGTTGAGCAGCACGGCGACGAGCATGGTGGCGAGCACCCGGGGGACGACGAGGCGCTGCACGGGCGAGACCCCCATGACCTCCATCGCGTCGAGCTCCTCGCGGATCTTGCGGGAGCCGAGGTCGGCGCAGATCGCGGATCCGGCGGCGCCGGAGATCAGCAGCGCGACGATGAGCGGGCTCGCCTGCTGGATCACCGCGAGGACGCTGGCGCCGCCGGTGAAGGACTGGGCGCCGAGCTGCTGGGTGAGGGAGCCCACCTGGAGGGCGATGACCGCGCCGAACGGGATGGAGACGAGGGCGGCGGGGAGGATGGTGACGCTCGCGACGAACCAGAACTGCTCGATGAACTCCCGCACCTGGAAGGGCCGGCGGAAGATGGCGCGGGCCACGGCGACCGCGAGCGCGAACAGCTTCCCGGTCTCGCGGAGCGGGGCCAGCAGTCGGGAGGGGCGGCGCCGGCCGGGGGCCTTCGGGGAGGTGGCCGGCGGGGATTCCTCGGGCGGCTCGGGCGGCCGCACCGGCATCGGGGCGGTCACGCGCGCGCACCTCCGGCGGCCGGGGCGTAGCTGTCGAGGATCGCCGTACGGGCGGCCTCCGGCAGCTGGCCCATCATCGACATGACCCGCTCCCGGCGGCGCAGCGCTCCCTGGCGTACGGGCATCCCGGGCGAGGGCTCCAGCTGGGGGACGACGGTGCGGGGGCCGGTGGGCAGCGGGACGGTGTCGGCCAGCTGTTCGGCGGCGAGGGTGGCGGCGTCCTTCTCCTCGGACATGCCGATGGGTCCTTCGCGGCGTCCGGCCAGGAACTGCGAGACGACCGGGGTGTCGCTGGTGAGCAGCACCTCGCGGGGGCCGAAGGTGACGAGGTTGCGGCAGAACAGCATGCCCATGTTGTCGGGGACGGTCGCGGCGATGTCGAGGTTGTGGGTGACGATCAGCATCGTCGCGTCGATCTGCGCGTTGAGGTCGATCAGGAGCTGCGAGAGATAGGCCGTGCGGACCGGGTCGAGGCCGGAGTCCGGTTCGTCGCAGAGGATGATCTGGGGGTCCAGGACGAGGGCGCGGGCGAGGCCGGCCCGCTTGCGCATCCCGCCGGATATCTCCCCCGGCAGCTTTCCCTCGGCGCCGAGGAGCCCGACGACGTCGATGCGTTCCATCACGATGCGACGGATCTCGGATTCCTTCTTGCGGGTGTGTTCGCGCAGCGGGAAGGCGATGTTGTCGAAGAGGGACATCGAGCCGAAAAGGGCTCCGTCCTGGAACATGAGACCGAAGAGCTTCCGGGTCTCCATGATGTCGCGCTCCGGGCTGTTCACCATGTCGACGCCGTCGATGAGGACACGTCCCTGTTCGGGTTTCAGGAGCCCGATGATGGATTTCAGGAAGACGGTCTTTCCGGTTCCGGAAGGACCGAGCATGACGCTCACTTCACCGGCGGGCAGGGTGAGGCTGACGTCCTGCCAGATGTTCTGTTTGCCGAAGGATTTCGTGAGGCCCTCGACGACTACTTCGATTCCCATCGACCCTCCCTCGAAGTGGCGGTGAACGTTTTCATCAGTTGACGCTCCGGCTCTGGGAAGGGGCGATGACGGCTCGTCACACATGCACCAGGGGGCGCACGCTATGTCCGCCGAAACCGCGAGGGCAAGCCGTTGAACAGCGGATTTCGACGAACCGGGCGTGCCGATCGGGTCACTTGTCACGGGGTGACAAGGCCGGCTCCCCGCCTTGTCGACATCTGCGCAAACGCCTGGGCGTTCGACCCAGGGCGGCCCGGCAGCGGAGCGGAGCGAACCGGGGCCGCACCTGCCCGGGGAGCAGGTACGCAGGCGTTTCCGATCGGCACATCTGGGACGCTACGGGCCGGTAACCTGACTTCGCAATACTGGGTACAGATTTTCCTCGGCAAGAATTCACGAGGTGCCGAGAATTGTCTTCGGGTGAGTAATCGCGCTGCCAAACCTGTCGGATGATGAGGAAGCCGGGTATCGGGCCAGGTGCGGGGCCGGCGCGGCTCCGCCCAGTCCGGGAAGGGTTCGGTGCGCCTCGGCCCGGGTCCGGTCCGGGGGTCAGGAAAGGAGCCCTTCCGGTCCCGGGGAACCGGAAGGGCTCGGATGCCTCTCAGCTGTCGGCGGCGCACGGGCCGCCGGTGCTCACCGCTCGGGCTCCGGCTTCCTGGGCGGGCAGTCGGGGCCCTCCGGGTTCGTGGCCACGCACAGGGGGGCCTGGGTCATCTTGGTGTAGTTGTCGGCCTTCTTTCCCGGGCTGGAGATGGCCGAGGTGAAGATCGGGTCGAGATCCTCGGTGGTACCGCACCCCTCGAACGGCGGGATGTGGGCGTACCCGGTCAGGCTGCCGCCGTACGCCACCAGATAGCCGGCCGGGGGATAGCTCTGGCCGTACCCCTTCAGCACCTGCTCGAAGGGGCGCGCCGTGCGGCAGTCGGGTCCCACGTCCAGGGGCACGCCGTTCACCTCGACGTCGGAGAGCCGCATGACGAGCCGGGCCGTGACCGTGGTCTCCTCCGGGTAGGTCGGCGTGTTGGTGACCGTGTG is a genomic window of Streptomyces sp. YPW6 containing:
- a CDS encoding MCE family protein, which translates into the protein MITLAVRLKNLAFLVIAVLVLGYLGVRYADLGHYVGLRGYYTVTVQLPQTGGLYTHSNVTYRGVSVGRVGPIELTEDGVEAELRIEKDAPRIPDSLNAVVANLSAVGEQYVDLRPTRTEGPFLGNGSVIDEADTTIPAPPTDVLTSVDDLASSVDLESLRTVVEEFGAAFEGRGDDLQVLLDTGGDFIDAADKALAVTTRLMADGEQVLRTQAEQGKALKGFAKGARELAAELKASDADLRRLIATTPDAAVQISGLLRDVDPAFGVVVANLLTTSEVAVTRQRGLEELLVKLPAVAAAGASAVDDDGARFGMSVTFFEPLPCTAGYGGTVYRNGLDTSAGPAVNTAARCTSSPGTGINVRGSANAPQGGPVPEPAVPGSMKLPGAGAGAGAAASPPPAEGMAGLLGLGGGS
- a CDS encoding MCE family protein, whose product is MNDENRRGPAARAAVGAAALLATGALLALVVVRPDAPSFTGIEQLPLPGGADLGDRPYEVTAEFDDVLSLAPQSSVKVNDVSVGRVTKIALAPGGGWRARVTMRVNGKVELPANAYARLEQSSLLGEKFIQLAPPPEGTARGSLARGGRIPVSRTNRNPEVEEVFGALSLLLNGGGVNQLKTITTELNKALAGQEPQIRSVLNRVDTLVTNLDANKGDITQALDGVNRLAATLATRKQDVGTVLTGLSPGLKVLEKQRGSLMTMLRSLDTLSTVAVDTINRSKADMIADLKALAPTLKALADSGQDLPDSLQVLLTYPFTDEVLRGVKGDYLNVYLDVTAIPGTQIIPALTPDPPGIPQPPAEGEEPAASARGALPLPLPLPAVSGTPKTTKEATP
- a CDS encoding MCE family protein; protein product: MRRTRITGIGAGLALVAVVAATGVSALEEDGRTTVIAYFDRVTGVYAGSDLRILGVKVGTVGSVEPRGKEVKAVLRLDRGIDVPRDAHAVVVAPSLVADRYIQLAPAYDGGPRLADGAVLPAARNATPVEVDELYASITELSTALGPDGANANGALARLLDTGAKNLDGNGKAIGDAIEQFGKATKTLDRSSGDLFDTLTYLQSFTTMLKENDGDVRSAEQQLNTVTTFLADDKKNLSAALKELGTALGQVKTFIAKNRGSLKKNVEALVPVTQALVDQRASLAEAMDTLPLAAGNVLNAYDPVHRTLNGRTNLNELSMGGPLVEPGAAAAASRLTGLAPVDANRRKALPVLPLPEVGTVYGTPEKQPDNPGEADRADASGGTGRQKGTER
- a CDS encoding MCE family protein, with the translated sequence MRITPVRERNPVAVALVGLLVLALVGLTAWRADSLPFVDHGTAYSADFTESAGLDDGDEVRIAGVKVGEVTGVVLDGAKVRVDFRVKDAWIGDSSTVGIAIKTLLGEKYLAVDPLGDAPQDPGSRITASRTTSPYDVTQAFNGLGETIDAIDTDQLAKSFETISATFKDSPPHVRSAADGLSALSRTVSERDAQLATLLSSSKKLTRTLEGKKSSFETLLEDGNLLLGEIQARRDAIHLLLRGTRDLGTQLTGLVKDNDQQLGPTLASLSRVTAVLVKNRKSLDKVLATTGSYSRLVGNTLGSGRWFDNYVCGVVPKNYLPAGTAPATGCMPPRQQGGR
- a CDS encoding MCE family protein → MKRRSLAGPVTKSLVFIVVTVLATTVLGLSIANEGVGDTTTYKARFSDATGLIPGDSVRIAGVKVGQVESVRVADRRVAEVAFAVRKGRDLPASVTASIKYLNMVGQRYVDLDRGTGPVGRTFAPGATIPLSRTTPALDLTQLFNGFQPLFEGLSPPDVNQLAGSIVQVLQGEGGTVDSILRHVGSLTTTVAAKDKVIGEVITNLNTVLKTVNDREEGFDDLVVTLQKLVTGFSGDRKPLGEAITAMGALTTVTADLFQDGRKPLKDDIRQLGRLSGQLEKGTPQIENFLQKTPAKMAAISRLTSYGSWLNLYLCEAKVSGVTHDDGSTPPTGIAITQPRCLA
- a CDS encoding MCE family protein, whose translation is MRTSSTRTIRRRLAGVAFLLVPAVLVWVSVSVYEKDFTDDATVTVRTGSVGNEMHTNADVKLRGVVIGQVRSIATDGDGARLTLAIDREKLGRIPADVTAQMLPTTLFGARFVALVPPRIPAAATLRAGAVIPQDRSSNAIELEQVLDNVLPLLTAVKPEKLSATLNAVSRALEGRGERLGETLTTLDQHLEKFNPQLPTLNADIKELVKVSTLYADAAPDVLDALRDATVTSSTLADEEARLSALHGTTTAAAQDVTSFLRENKDNLIRLSAASRPSLELLAEYADSFPCTLRTLAGFVPAMDKALGKGTDEPGLHVSVKSVPSKGKYVPGRDAPVYNATGGPKCYSVPYVGKHAPTADTRRAADVTAPPATGADPDDGNGTALGLPNSPQESQLVNELVAPSLKVRPGDLPDWSSVLIGPAFRGTEVKLK
- a CDS encoding ABC transporter permease, translating into MAILNRLDRAGDQLTFYVRALVWIPRTLRRYLREVQRLLAEVAFGSGGLGVIGGTIGVMIAMTLFTGTVVGLQGYAALNQIGTSAFTGFVSAYFNTREIAPLVAGLALSATVGAGFTAQLGAMRINEEVDALEAMGVRSMPYLVTTRIIAGVVAIIPLYAIGLLSSYVASRWITIFFNGQSAGTYDHYFQLFLSPQDVLLSVLKVLIFSVLVILAHCYYGFHATGGPAGVGVAVGRSVRNAIVLISVTDFFLSLAIWGATTTVKVAG
- a CDS encoding ABC transporter permease, with protein sequence MTAPMPVRPPEPPEESPPATSPKAPGRRRPSRLLAPLRETGKLFALAVAVARAIFRRPFQVREFIEQFWFVASVTILPAALVSIPFGAVIALQVGSLTQQLGAQSFTGGASVLAVIQQASPLIVALLISGAAGSAICADLGSRKIREELDAMEVMGVSPVQRLVVPRVLATMLVAVLLNGLISVVGTLGGYFFNVIMQDGTPGAYLSSFSALAQLPDLYISEFKALVFGFIAGIVAAYRGLHPRGGPKGVGDAVNQSVVITFMLLFFVNMVLTAIYLQIVPAKGS
- a CDS encoding ABC transporter ATP-binding protein produces the protein MGIEVVVEGLTKSFGKQNIWQDVSLTLPAGEVSVMLGPSGTGKTVFLKSIIGLLKPEQGRVLIDGVDMVNSPERDIMETRKLFGLMFQDGALFGSMSLFDNIAFPLREHTRKKESEIRRIVMERIDVVGLLGAEGKLPGEISGGMRKRAGLARALVLDPQIILCDEPDSGLDPVRTAYLSQLLIDLNAQIDATMLIVTHNLDIAATVPDNMGMLFCRNLVTFGPREVLLTSDTPVVSQFLAGRREGPIGMSEEKDAATLAAEQLADTVPLPTGPRTVVPQLEPSPGMPVRQGALRRRERVMSMMGQLPEAARTAILDSYAPAAGGARA